The genomic window GTGTTCCTCAACAAACAACATTGCATCAACCATGCGAATCATTTCATCAACATTGCGTCCAAGTGGTAAATCATTAATCACTGCGTGGCGCACTACTTTGTTTTTATCAATCAAAAAGCTACCGCGAAGTGCTACTGCACCATTGAAAAGCACATCATAATCACGAGAGATTTGTTTTGTAATATCAGATACCATAGGAAATTCCACTGCACCAATCCCACCTTCATTCACAGGGACATTTCTCCACGCAAAATGCACTTCTTTAGAATCTATTGATACACCTATTACATTCACGCCGCGTTCTTTGAAATCTTTTACGCGTTTGCTGAATGCGATAATCTCACTAGGACATACAAAAGTAAAATCTTTAGGCCAGAAAAATACTACTGCGCCATTTTTGCCAAGATTTTGATAAAGGTTAAAGCTATTTTCAAAAGTGCCATCTGCCTTTACTGCCTCCGCTGTAAAATCTGGTGCTGGTTTTGTAACTAACATAATTCAACTCCTAATAAAAAATATTAATAACAAATTGTTATTGAAATGCTATTGTAATACGCGCAAGTAACTCAATAGTAACAAGATGTCATTATTTTATTAAAAAGTATATTGATATGCTATGCTTACAAGCATTGAGCTTTTCCAATAAAAATTCTCATTATAACTTGACTTTATAGGCATTTTACAATATAGCTCCAAACGATGCTTTGCACCGCCGGTAAAAGCCAAGCCAAAATTATAAAAATTTCTTCCACCTTTTAAATACGCATAGTCTAATATATCTGTAATTTCAAAATTTAAACTTCCAAGCCCAACTCCACCAAAAAATCCAATATAACTATAAGTATTAGGAATACGGAAATCAACAAGCACATCAAAATTCCACGC from Helicobacter typhlonius includes these protein-coding regions:
- a CDS encoding peroxiredoxin codes for the protein MLVTKPAPDFTAEAVKADGTFENSFNLYQNLGKNGAVVFFWPKDFTFVCPSEIIAFSKRVKDFKERGVNVIGVSIDSKEVHFAWRNVPVNEGGIGAVEFPMVSDITKQISRDYDVLFNGAVALRGSFLIDKNKVVRHAVINDLPLGRNVDEMIRMVDAMLFVEEHGEVCPAGWNKGDAGMKPDAKGVADYLAKNADKL